A window of Candidatus Vicinibacter proximus contains these coding sequences:
- a CDS encoding T9SS type A sorting domain-containing protein: MRKYFFLLLLCHSFNLHSNVIYVSKSATGLNDGKNWKDAYQNLTIAIFNAAPNDSIWVASGVYFPTETTDPSIAFDFKNDIHLYGGFSGNEKLFSERNLNQNLCILSGDIGMPNDSSDNSFTVLFIHHEVLNFTLDGFIIENAYPRITDPSAPTYFKSGGALYYEGHQSDLIINFNIRNCIIRHNRTLSAGAGFYFNFYNSGLLSICNCTFIDNIALKNGAALLIKVLSNQLNLITDISQNVFQNNISPGGISEISICAKDSFTFQQNKFESNFSSNSSDLRFDLLSNNAKINISENYFKDNFSFSNLYFNSYNFGKSEILIKHNSWHDNNSNNITISAGKNIVKISYNYFRLSEIFQFKDVGNLKNCLELSNSMVMVNHNKFEILSNSNFPSVIRNLSASLNFEYNHIIWNSTSTMPNFNLSFENRIYNNIFFIKNKSAPIFKITQNKQSNNSILNNTFYFNNFQLFEIHCEESSSLNVPVVIQNNIFAKLNLNDSLQLFKTTGGNSNVDFNIFNLDSSRVKNFEIKKIINIPNFPTSGFKYRFGNNNLFDTDPLFLDSIGHISPCSPALNKGTVALIDSLNPVFDIDGEDRIQEKTIDIGADETKFKSPDYQISITPQCGKEFGKITLKDLDLNLIKLNWIYGYFPGIRMDSLIAGKYTLSLLFPSKCIDTINFEINSIPQIELDYINGKDIRCNGFMDGSLELILKGGTPPYRYQWNNNDTTAFIENLGPGIYTCTITDQSMCQFVVTGYKIPEPELLDTLKVEIIQPNISSMDGSIELFIVGGTPPYKFKWSNNDTFPKADSLGRGFYYCLVTDKNSCSKYLGPFLLNFVNSSNNPGILGIEIHHNLLQNLIVINSKLESSNILELNLIDINGKFISEIGFRFFENSFSLSTSHLLPGIYLLQIKNGNNLIATKKIFKL; the protein is encoded by the coding sequence ATGAGAAAATATTTTTTCCTCCTTTTACTTTGCCATTCATTTAACTTGCATTCCAATGTCATATATGTGTCGAAATCAGCAACAGGTTTGAATGATGGTAAGAATTGGAAGGATGCCTACCAAAATCTAACCATCGCAATTTTCAACGCCGCTCCAAACGACAGTATTTGGGTTGCAAGTGGAGTTTACTTCCCTACCGAAACCACAGATCCATCGATTGCGTTTGATTTCAAAAATGACATTCATCTCTATGGAGGCTTCTCAGGAAATGAAAAATTATTCTCAGAGCGTAATCTTAATCAAAATTTATGCATTTTAAGTGGCGATATCGGTATGCCAAATGATTCTAGTGATAATAGTTTTACAGTTTTATTTATACATCATGAAGTGCTGAATTTTACCTTGGATGGATTCATAATAGAAAATGCATACCCACGAATAACTGACCCTTCTGCCCCAACATATTTTAAATCAGGTGGAGCGCTTTATTATGAAGGCCACCAATCTGATTTAATAATTAATTTTAACATAAGAAATTGCATAATCCGACACAATCGAACTTTGAGTGCAGGTGCAGGGTTCTATTTCAATTTCTACAATTCAGGACTGTTATCAATTTGCAATTGTACTTTTATAGATAATATAGCTCTGAAAAATGGTGCTGCGCTATTGATAAAAGTGTTGAGCAATCAATTGAATTTAATTACTGATATTTCTCAAAATGTATTCCAAAATAACATAAGTCCAGGTGGGATATCTGAAATTTCAATATGTGCCAAAGATAGCTTTACATTTCAACAAAATAAATTTGAATCAAATTTTTCTTCCAATTCCTCAGATTTAAGATTTGACCTGTTATCAAATAATGCAAAAATTAATATAAGTGAAAATTATTTTAAAGATAACTTTTCATTTTCTAATCTTTACTTTAATTCATATAATTTTGGCAAAAGTGAAATACTTATTAAACATAACTCTTGGCATGATAATAATTCCAATAATATAACCATATCTGCAGGTAAAAATATTGTGAAAATAAGTTATAATTATTTTCGGCTGTCTGAAATTTTCCAGTTTAAAGATGTTGGAAATTTAAAAAATTGTTTGGAATTATCTAATAGCATGGTAATGGTAAATCATAACAAATTTGAAATTTTATCAAATTCAAATTTTCCTTCTGTTATTAGAAATTTAAGTGCCTCTTTAAATTTTGAATATAACCACATTATTTGGAATTCCACATCTACAATGCCTAATTTTAACTTGTCCTTTGAAAATAGAATTTACAATAACATATTTTTTATAAAAAATAAATCCGCTCCAATATTCAAAATTACTCAGAATAAACAATCCAATAATTCGATTTTAAATAATACCTTTTACTTCAACAATTTTCAACTATTTGAGATTCATTGTGAAGAATCTAGTTCTCTTAATGTGCCGGTAGTCATTCAAAATAACATCTTTGCAAAATTGAATTTAAATGATTCTCTTCAACTTTTTAAGACAACTGGAGGAAATTCAAATGTTGATTTTAATATTTTTAACTTAGACTCTTCAAGAGTAAAAAATTTTGAAATTAAAAAAATTATTAACATTCCCAATTTTCCTACCTCTGGATTTAAATATAGGTTTGGCAATAATAATTTGTTTGATACAGACCCGCTATTTTTGGATAGCATAGGTCATATTTCTCCATGTTCTCCTGCATTAAATAAAGGTACTGTCGCACTTATTGATTCTCTCAATCCTGTATTTGATATTGATGGGGAAGATAGAATACAAGAAAAAACTATAGATATTGGTGCTGATGAAACAAAATTCAAATCTCCAGATTATCAAATTTCTATTACTCCGCAATGCGGAAAGGAATTTGGTAAAATTACATTAAAGGATCTTGATTTAAATCTTATCAAACTAAATTGGATATATGGATATTTTCCAGGAATTAGAATGGATTCATTGATTGCTGGTAAATATACCCTTTCACTTCTCTTTCCTTCAAAATGTATTGATACTATAAATTTTGAAATAAATTCCATACCACAAATTGAATTGGATTATATCAATGGAAAAGACATAAGATGCAATGGTTTTATGGATGGGTCTCTTGAATTAATTCTTAAAGGAGGAACTCCACCGTACAGATACCAATGGAATAATAATGATACAACTGCATTCATAGAAAATCTAGGACCCGGAATTTATACTTGCACGATCACTGATCAATCTATGTGTCAGTTTGTGGTTACCGGGTACAAAATTCCCGAACCTGAATTATTGGATACCTTAAAGGTAGAAATTATACAACCAAATATTTCTTCCATGGATGGAAGTATTGAATTATTTATAGTTGGTGGAACCCCTCCTTACAAATTTAAATGGAGTAATAACGACACATTCCCAAAAGCTGATTCTCTTGGAAGGGGATTCTACTATTGTTTAGTAACTGATAAAAATTCTTGCAGCAAATATCTTGGTCCATTTTTACTAAATTTTGTGAACTCTAGCAACAATCCAGGTATCTTAGGAATTGAAATACATCATAATTTATTACAAAATTTGATTGTTATAAACTCAAAATTGGAGTCTTCTAATATTCTGGAATTGAACCTGATTGATATAAATGGAAAATTTATATCTGAAATTGGTTTTCGTTTTTTCGAAAATAGCTTTTCCCTCTCTACTTCTCATCTATTACCAGGCATCTACCTGCTTCAAATCAAAAATGGAAATAATCTGATTGCCACAAAGAAAATCTTTAAACTTTAA
- a CDS encoding MFS transporter, giving the protein MTQTVKTNYSALTTLITVFFFWGFIAAGNGVFIPFCKNYFKLDQFQSQLVDFAFYGAYYIGALILFIIGAVKAKDLVSSWGYKRSIIYGLLFSLMGAIAMILAVKTGSNENGFSFFLFAFFILALGFSLQQTAANPFAMLLGDPATGSHRINLGGGINSFGTTIGPIVVALVLFGTTSVSDEMLNSLSLDKVTILYVCVGLLFMAAAVLFASSKKVPPGYFDANIEPAKKAMWTMVLITIGLFLCFTPVFNSYKTDASGLGDTEKLALENYRMYWLIAALLVILVGLTLANQFSKKNKAGWGALQYPQLVLGMIAIFVYVGVEVSIQSNMGELLKRPEYGSLQAADIAPYISMYWGSLMIGRWTGAIPVFDLNARMKTILMVIVPIVAFGVVIVLNMIANKNMSHLYYYILCVLVLVAAFFVSKDRPVFTLMLFSGLSLVAMVIGLTTTGQLSIYAFLSGGLFCSVMWPCIFSLSLAGLGKYETQGSGFLIMMILGGAIIPPLQGKLADIPTIGIHQSYWITAVCFTYLLIFAMAIKSILKRQGIDYDQQVTGGH; this is encoded by the coding sequence ATGACACAGACTGTTAAGACAAACTACAGTGCGCTCACCACTTTAATCACTGTATTTTTCTTTTGGGGCTTTATTGCGGCCGGTAATGGTGTATTTATACCATTTTGTAAAAATTATTTCAAACTGGATCAATTTCAAAGTCAGTTGGTAGATTTTGCTTTTTATGGAGCATATTATATCGGAGCTTTGATTCTGTTTATCATTGGTGCTGTGAAAGCTAAAGATCTGGTATCGAGTTGGGGTTACAAACGCAGTATTATTTATGGACTTTTGTTTTCACTGATGGGAGCTATTGCCATGATATTGGCAGTAAAAACCGGCTCCAATGAAAATGGATTCAGTTTTTTTCTATTTGCATTTTTTATTCTGGCGTTGGGTTTTTCTTTACAACAGACAGCTGCAAATCCATTTGCCATGTTGCTTGGTGATCCTGCGACAGGGTCCCACAGAATAAATCTAGGAGGAGGCATAAATTCATTTGGCACAACCATTGGCCCAATTGTGGTTGCGCTGGTGTTGTTCGGTACCACTTCTGTCAGTGATGAAATGTTGAATTCATTAAGTCTTGATAAAGTAACGATTTTGTATGTCTGTGTTGGTCTGTTGTTTATGGCAGCAGCAGTTTTATTTGCGAGTTCGAAGAAAGTTCCACCAGGATACTTTGATGCCAATATAGAACCTGCAAAAAAAGCAATGTGGACTATGGTGTTGATAACCATAGGATTGTTTTTGTGCTTTACCCCTGTATTCAACAGTTATAAAACAGATGCTTCCGGTTTGGGAGATACAGAAAAATTGGCTTTGGAGAATTACAGGATGTACTGGCTCATTGCAGCCTTACTTGTTATTTTAGTTGGATTGACATTGGCAAATCAATTTTCCAAAAAGAATAAAGCAGGTTGGGGAGCTTTGCAATATCCTCAGTTGGTATTGGGAATGATTGCCATATTCGTTTATGTCGGGGTGGAGGTAAGCATCCAAAGCAACATGGGAGAATTGTTGAAAAGACCCGAATATGGCTCCTTACAAGCTGCAGACATTGCACCATATATTTCTATGTATTGGGGAAGTTTAATGATTGGTCGTTGGACAGGTGCAATTCCTGTTTTTGATTTGAATGCAAGAATGAAGACCATTCTGATGGTGATCGTACCCATCGTTGCATTTGGGGTAGTGATTGTACTCAATATGATTGCGAACAAAAACATGAGTCATCTTTATTATTACATTTTATGTGTGCTGGTTTTGGTGGCTGCTTTTTTTGTGAGTAAAGACCGCCCTGTTTTCACCTTGATGTTATTTAGTGGACTTAGCCTGGTGGCTATGGTAATTGGATTGACTACCACCGGTCAATTGTCTATTTATGCATTTTTGAGTGGTGGATTGTTTTGTTCGGTGATGTGGCCTTGTATATTTTCTCTCTCTCTGGCGGGCTTGGGAAAATATGAAACACAGGGTTCCGGTTTTTTAATCATGATGATACTTGGAGGAGCAATAATTCCACCGCTACAAGGTAAATTGGCAGATATCCCTACGATTGGAATTCATCAATCCTATTGGATTACTGCTGTATGTTTTACTTACCTTTTGATATTTGCAATGGCTATAAAATCGATACTAAAAAGACAAGGAATCGATTACGATCAACAAGTAACCGGAGGACATTAA